One window of the Deltaproteobacteria bacterium genome contains the following:
- a CDS encoding DJ-1/PfpI family protein, with amino-acid sequence MPPFRLGIYVFKDVEIVDFAAPHGVFSVARRFNPELEAFLIADAMRPVQAQAGFTVHPNYCFSDEPTMDAFLIPGGYGTRQELHNGRLHEYVRALPQSTLLTSVCTGSWVYGKMGLLDGLLATNRKEPDRVEQTPPGMTPIDRLAQIAPKCRISRARVVDQGRIITAGGITSGMEMGFHLLRRAGHDEKFISEVARVMEYSAAYDVYRNDRA; translated from the coding sequence ATGCCGCCGTTCCGTCTCGGGATCTACGTATTCAAGGATGTGGAAATCGTCGATTTCGCCGCTCCGCATGGCGTCTTCTCGGTGGCGCGGCGATTCAATCCGGAGCTGGAAGCATTCCTGATCGCTGACGCAATGCGCCCGGTGCAGGCGCAGGCCGGTTTCACCGTGCATCCGAACTACTGCTTCAGCGACGAGCCAACGATGGATGCTTTCCTCATCCCGGGCGGCTACGGCACGCGCCAGGAGCTGCACAATGGACGCCTCCACGAGTACGTCCGGGCTCTGCCGCAGTCGACGCTGCTGACCAGCGTCTGCACCGGCTCATGGGTCTACGGAAAGATGGGCCTGCTCGACGGGCTGCTGGCGACGAATCGCAAGGAACCGGATCGCGTGGAGCAGACACCTCCAGGGATGACGCCGATCGACCGTCTCGCCCAGATCGCGCCGAAGTGCAGGATTTCCCGCGCGCGGGTCGTCGACCAGGGCCGCATCATCACCGCCGGAGGAATCACGTCCGGCATGGAGATGGGCTTCCACCTGCTGCGGCGCGCCGGGCACGACGAAAAGTTCATCTCGGAGGTCGCGCGGGTCATGGAGTACTCCGCGGCGTACGACGTGTACCGCAACGATCGCGCGTAA